The genomic stretch AAAAGGCAAATTGTTACTAACTGAGAAGGAAACCGGACAAAACATAACCGAGTGAAGCGATTGTCACTAAGAGTTAGAGTTTTCATTTTGAGTAGTATTCCATACGAAAATGCTTAAGGCGCCGGAACGCgtgtgatattttttatgttattcATCAAAAATTCGTACGGATTTCGTCTGAATTTCTCaccgattcaaaaaaaaaaaaatagatgtaGTAGCAGCTTTTGATAAAGAttagaagtatttttttatgttttctttttcctcttctgcaatgtaactttattttatgtttttttttgttgtatttcTTTCTATAAAAAGGGCGGATTCGTAAATCTGTTCTTTTACTCGTGTTCATTTTTAACTTACTTTTTCTTCTAGTTTTGAGTTTGAATAGTGTGTTTTTGCTTAGAAATGACAAATTGAACGAATGCTTGCTAgagttttgaatgttttgtgGCTTCGTCGggatatatttttcatatctcTCAAATGGAGTCattagattttatattttttttgtttactgtTTGCAATAGTAGAAGAAAAGTATGTGAGTGTGTATTCTATGCTCTATTCCAATCACCATCATCCCTTCGTGTGCTTTTTTCAGCGATGCCCAATTTTCCGGCTAAAAAAACGCCATCGTAGTTCTTTCTCAAGGGAGCCTTCCTCTAACGAAGACTTTCTCTTTTGGTAGTTCTTGCGATACAAATCGATTGCCTTGGTTGGCGGCTAACCATCAAAAAATGATTAgaggttttattttttattcttcttcACTGATCTGGGTTGCACTCTAATTGCTACTTGATTTACTTTGTTTTTTAATTGTAGTTTAATTTCCATTACGTTATTACTTATATACATGATTTATTCTGCTACCTTATATATTGttacaatttaattttttttccatactgtatttataacttttttcaaatcattaTAACGAAGgctttttttcattcttcattttGCTTGTGACGAATTTCCTACGTTTTATGGGGATGAcattttttctttctacttTGGGATGTATTACCAATTTTTTTAAGTACTATTGTGAGTACAGTTCACGGCTCTGTCGTTTCCTATTTGTTTCTCTCCAAGGTGATTATGGCAATTGAGAtggcaaataaataaattgtatttttgtCTACACGTGATTAAAACATCCGTCAGTGGTTTTGTGTGTGAGTGTTAGCTTGTTTTTGGAGTTTTCGACAGCTTCTCTAgcgtttgtgtgtttgttttcaaTCAAATTGTTGTCCTTTCGCTCTGATTTCACCTTAACTCGAATAGAGGGCAGTGTTGTCTAAATTAATGTACACACATCCGGGGTTGGGTTCAAAGTAATGCCTTCACTTTAGATGCACACAGTTTCGGGATTAGAAATTTCTTTAACTTTGTTTTTCCACATTAACCTGAGCGTTTCTTTCATCGAATTATGAGTGAAAAGTGAATGGTTATCGAGTTAAATGAATGAAAACAAGCGACATACAACATATCACATGCTCTTACGCTTCCTCATCTCGCATCAGTTTGACATCCAGCAACGTAAGATAATGATGACGAAAAGTTGTCTATTGTTTTCTAGTTTCCGAACAGGATTCCATTCGTTCACGATTGATTATTTAGCAAGGATTATGAATTAGTTGTCTGTAGTTTGTTTGATTCTAAGTTTTAATTCTTCAACAATTAAAAGCATTCTAAGAAATCTGCTTCCGCGCGGTTTCCGGTTTGTTCTTGGTTGACATTCTATCCCCttcttcattttgttttttattttgtcgcACAGAGATCTGTTCCGGGGAAAGCTTGGTAAGTTTGGTAATAAAGTTATTGCACGTTTTGACCAGCTGCTTTGGGTACTGCCACACAGGATTCAGGGCATATTTGCCTTCACAAAACTCACTCACGTACGAACGGACAAACGAACGAACTGCCAGAGGTTAAATCTAGGGTATGTCATGCCATTTTTATTCATGCTTGCTTAGAAGTCTTCTATAGGATTATTAAATATTTACAAATCTGCCGAATGCTGTTGATTcgttttgtatgttttttttttgtgtgtgtgtttattcaCGGTTTTAGTAATGAACTTCACAGCGcatgatttttcttttattacTCTTAGCTCGCAAACACTTTTTTCCTCTTCACTTCAGTTTGGTACGACTTTTTTGTCTCGCAATTCTGACGAGCAAAACTAGCGAACAAAACGAAACCTTCCGTCTTATTGGGGTGCATGcgttattgtttttaaattttctgcctACAAGGTTTTGCTGTCACATTTTCTAACAGAGGAGAGCAGGATGAGGAGTataggaattattctgttttgCTGTTGTTGTCACTACTGTattgattttatattttcctAAACTTTTTTCCACACAATTGCTTGTCCACGTGCTTTTTACTGGCATTTTTCTCTCCCAAGGAAAAGCGGGTTACAGGAGGAGATCAGGTTTTGTCTCGTTAGGTCGGTTGGTATTCGCTCAAACTAGGCGCTCTTCGCACAGTTGACTGGCCGTTCCATTGGAATCATCCAGAAGGGCCAGATTCTGCTCATTTTAGTCTTCCGACGATTTCTACCGCGGAGTACCTTCACCGTCGGCCAGATTGTTACGGGCCTCGTACTCCATAACCTCCTGGTAGATGAGTTCCTTCCACTGCTCAACGGTATGCTCCCGTTCGTCAACGCTATGATCGTACGGTCCTGGGGCaggctaaaaaaatattttccaaattaGTAACAACCctaagaaaaagtaaaaaataataacataCCGCATTGACTTCACTTTCATCATACCACACATTAATATAGCTGTGCACCAGCGCTTGATCGACGGAGATGCGATGCTCGGGATCCACGACTAGCATCTTGCTGAGCAGATCCCGTGCTTGACTAGCCTTGAGACGGTTGTGTTCATTAGAATCGGTCGGGAACAGCACATCCGGAAAGAGTCTATCGAACGGATACCCCGTGTATCGGGGACGGTTTTCGACGTAGTTCCGCACGGTTGGCTGCAGTCGCGTCATAAACGATGATGACGGTGTTCCCAATTGCTCTGAAATAGTagcacaaaatagcaaaaactcACTTCGAAAAGTTGAAATCACATACCTATGATTTTATTCCACTGATCAATATGATCGGTGCCGGGAAATAGCACTCCACCGCGTATCATCTCACCCATGATGCACCCGACGGACCAGATGTCGACGTTCTCCTTGTAGCCCATGCCAAGAATAACCTCAGGGGCCCGGTAGTAGCGCGTTACCACGTACGGGGTCATCATGAAGGTCGTACCGGCTGTACGCGCCAAACCAAAGTCCAGAATCTTCAGCGTGCAGTCCGATTTGACCACGATATTCGACGGTTTCAAGTCctagtttttgatgaaaaataagaGCTAGTTATTCAGCTAAAAAATAAGTAATTGTGTTTAGTACTAACCCTATGGATAATTCCTGCCGAATGTAGATGCTTGATGCCGCACAACATTTGATAGAGCAAATAGGACATCCGCTCGTGGTCCAGGTCCATCTGGATGACCTGGCACAGGTTGGCATCCATAAGCTCCATAACGAGGTAGACATCCTGGAACTCCTCGAGCGTGCGCTGCGGTGTGAATGCATTTAGCAGTCCAATTATCTGTTGAAATGAGATTAAAAGTTGGTTAAGAAATTGTTTCTCATAAAATTAGtataaacaaacaaaacttgatgaaaatttgaggcttaaaaacaaaactaaaatgatAACAAAAAGAAATGAAACAACTCTAACAGTGCTAAGTCAGTTATCGTTCTCAAGTATCAAGATTAAGACCAGGCGGTATACCATTCCGTGGGATgctcaatcggacttctggAAGCCTCAAAACCAGGGGAAAAAATGTACTTTTCTCTTTGTTTCTTTGTTGTTCACTTTGTTTCCATGTCGACGATAGGATGTATGGttgtatataacattcggtatgcgatacacacatcTTTCAGTGCACAACCACTCTATTGCTTTTGCTTTTTATCGCACGAAGGCTGTCTGATAGGTACCGAGCAGTCCTTACGCTTTTTCTTCCTACAGCCTTTTTTAACAGCTGTCAAACGACATCCatcataggcaaataaaaaaagagagggAAAATGTCTCCGGTGGTTTCGGGCTGGTACCGAAACGGACTGTTTGTGTAGGACACGAACGTCCGTATAAAAACAGCTTCTTCTTTTTTCTACATTCGCATCAAATCGAAACACGGagcacatttttcgtttttttttgtgatgctctgttgTCAATACGTTCCCAATGTGACTACCGGACTGCCAGCGCGgataggtatcacgaacaaacagcaacagaaaACATATCCTTAGAAGACAGTAAAAAAGACTGTCTGCTCAAAACGGTCAGAGTTCAGCTTTTTTGAcgataaaaaatgcacaagTAGCAAATAGCCCATGGAATGTACAAATCAGAACATTGTTTTTGATGTCAAAAAtcttagaaatgtataaaacgaCGAGATGTGGAATTTTGTCAAtagttttttcagaaaaaattaaaCGATGTTCAGTGaaccaaaaatcaaaaaaatttttacagaTTTATGttcaaaacactttttttttgcagatttcTGCGATTTCAAAGTCATTTCGATATTCAAAGTTTCATGAACCTGTGACTGTTTagtcttttttatattttgcatGCGGACTTTATTCGGGAAGACGAAATGTTGAAGCCTTTCTAAATGTATACCCGTCTTCGCTTCCGCTTTTTGACAATGAAAATAATTGTCAGTTCTCCTACGAAAACTTTTGattctttttaaatattttaatgcttttttcacgaatttatttatttattaaactaTGGTCTAAGTCGTTTCTCCTATATAACATATGAATAAAATCTAAATTATATAAATCACCGCGTTTTTACTTTTTTGAGAAGTCTCTTACTTCCCAGGAAATTAAACCATTGTTAACCGAAATCCGGGAAGTTGAACACCGTGTACGAAAACACATCGCCAGTCGAATTCGAGATGCACCCTCGAAAAAGACGGTTTCTAATTTCTAAAACTCATCTTCATTTCGCTCATCCTGTATTAACCCCAAAAGAATTGTCAcgcttttgacgttgactaacgtctataccgaagttaggcccctgaatttgaaaatctagtaattcaaccagggaaaaccagagaaaagtggtcaggttttgagcgcttattttgcagtcatctataatcaggttttcgaggttttggcatcaatctatcagaaattcttttacggttaaatttatgtaacaaaaacaaacttttgtttgagatacactattgaaaaattggtaattaatatcgattgtctaaaacataccgcgcagccaatcactacctctcttcccaagcacagtcgacactaacgaaaacaatcgatctgactttgttgttattgttgttgtcactttctgtttccgatgtttatgctgctagcggataaaaccttgcaaatatgcatctttttgttggtgttaattttacgacagcggccggcgccccatcattttgattccaaaactgcaccagcgacatgcggacgctaggtgatagcagctgaaaggaggaaagacaagagtaccggtcatctcgtgccggttttactcgttatgctgatggctgttagtaataaatggcactgcaaaatactaaaatggctggaattctggacggactaaccaaaaacaaaaatatattcggcacctggcccattttggtgcctcgaaattttgttacagaagcggctaattgaattttctgttttaccaaatgctgctgcaagcggaaaaaaccttgcataaatgcatgtttgtgttggtgttaatattacgacagcggccagcgcagctttcaagaaaaatttttccttaccattccatcacctatgtagcccctccttcttttgacgttgactaacgtctgtatcgaagttaggcccctgaatttgaaaatctagtaattcaaccagggaaaaccagagaagagtggtcaggttttgaccgcttattttgcagtcatctataatcaggttttcgaggatttggcatcaatcgatcagaaattcttttacggttaaatttatgtaacaaaaacaaactattgtttgagatacactattgaaaaattggtaattaatatcgattctctaaatcataccgcgcagccaatcactacatctcttcccaagcacagtcgacactaacggatacaatcgatctgactttgttgttattgttgttgtcactttctgtttccgatgtttatgctgctgctagcggaaaaaaccttgcaaatatgcatctttttgttggtgttaattttacgacagcggccggcgccccatcattctgattccaaaaccgcaccagtgacatgcggacgctaggtgatagcagctggaaggaggaaatacaaaagagtaccgctcatcttgtgccggtttcacccgtaatgctggtggctttagtagtaaatggctggaattctggacggactaaccaggaaactataatcggcaactggcaccttttggtgccacgaaattttggtacaaaagcggctaattgaattttctgttttaccaaatgctgctgctagcggaaaaaaacttgcaagaatgcatgtttgtgttggtgttaatattacgacagcggccggcgaagctttcaagaaacatttgtctctaccattccatcatctatgtagcccctccttctttctaactatctgacgaagccttggtataaaacgtatcgttcgaacatttcaccgcatcagtttcattattaaaccgtaccggatacatacggacgctcggtgttagcagctaaaaggaggaaaaacaaaatagtaccggtcatctcgtgccggtttcacctgttatgctggtggctgttagtaataaatagctactgcaaaatactaaaatgactggaattctgaacggactaccagtaaacgagaataatcggcaactggtaccttttggtgtctcgcagttttataatagaagcggttagttgaattttctgttttataaaatgctgctgctagcggaaaaaaaccttgcaaaaatgcatgtttgtgttgatgttaatttcacgacagcgctaggtgttagcagctgaaaggaggaaagacaaaatagtaccggtcatctcgtgccggtttcacctgttatgctggtggctgttagtaataaatagctactgcaaaatactaaaatgactggaattctgaacggactaccagtaaacgagaataatcggcaactggtaccttttggtgcctcgcagttttataatagaagtggttagttgaattttctgttttataaaatgctgctgctagcggaaaaaaaccttgcaaaaatgcatgtttgtgttgatgttaatttcacgacagcgctaggtgttagcagctgaaaggaggaaagacaaaatagtaccggtcatctcgtgccggtttcacccgttatgctggtggctcttagtaataaatggctactgcaaaatacttaaatggctggaattctggacggactaaccagtaaacgagaataatcggcaactggtaccttttggtgtctcgcagttttataatagaagcggttagttgaattttctgttttataaaatgctgctgctagcggaaaaaaaccttgcaaaaatgcatgtttgtgttgatgttaatttcacgacagcgctaggtgttagcagctgaaaggaggaaagacaaaatagtaccggtcatctcgtgccggtttcacctgttatgctggtggctgttagtaataaatagctactgcaaaatactaaaatgactggaattctgaacggactaccagtaaacgagaataatcggcaactggtaccttttggtgcctcgcagttttataatagaagtggttagttgaattttctgttttataaaatgctgctgctagcggaaaaaaaccttgcaaaaatgcatgtttgtgttgatgttaatttcacgacagcgctaggtgttagcagctgaaaggaggaaagacaaaatagtaccggtcatctcgtgccggtttcacccgttatgctggtggctcttagtaataaatggctactgcaaaatacttaaatggctggaattctggacggactaaccagtaaacgagaataatcggcaactggtaccttttggtgtctcgcagttttataatagaagcggttagttgaattttctgttttataaaatgctgctgctagcggaaaaaaaccttgcaaaaatgcatgtttgtgttgatgttaatttcacgacagcgctaggtgttagcagctgaaaggaggaaagacaaaatagtaccggtcatctcgtgccggtttcacccgttatgctggtggctcttagtaataaatggctactgcaaaatacttaaatggctggaattctggacggactaaccagtaaacgagaataatcggcaactggtaccttttggtgcctcgaaattttgttacagaagttttgtaaaagaattcCCTCTACAATTCcctcttcaatggaatataagaatacggtagtcaacgtcatgcggtcgtgtcttgaataccaccctcctactttttaatcTCTTCTACCGGGACGACACTATATAGGCTTCTAAAACAACCTTGGTGATGTGGAGCTCATCACAGATTTTCAAGAGAAAAGTCATTATGAGTCGGCGCAAATCATCCGTTAGGAAGTTGTGTGGTTCTGTAAAAAAACCGTTTAAGAAGTTGCTTTAAAATAGGGCCACCTTCTCGCTATTGGCCCTTCAACAACCAAAATCAGACACTCAAAAGATCCAGACAGATTGCCTCCTTCAACTACGGTAGGGCAATTCTCGTCCAAAATGAAAGGAGGAATATCCAATTCTTGCAGCCACACGTTATCAGAAGTGATGCTACTGTTAGGGGTGGCTcataacagcgtctgatccggagcgggcggctgaataaaGGAATCGCTGGCTCGAACGCTATatccaagatggcagccccatcacgagACTCGCTAGCGTGGCTCTAATAAGGCAACCTACGTAAAGTTGGAGGCAACATGCGACGGTGTAGGGCCTCACAGCCTACACACCGACACGAACGAcaacgatgcatcaacttcgcagcttcctgaGGCTTTGTGATTAGAAGCAGCTTCTTTCCACGCAAAAATATTTACAAAGTCAGCTGGAGATCACGTGACCACCGAACAACAAATCAagttgaccacgttctcattgatGGCCGAGACCACCACCtagtaaaaaaatttcaacggtATTTCACACACGTCAGAACATCAGGCAGTCGACCAACCAGGCGTCCGACAACTACGCGCGCCTGCTCGATGAGGCACTACCTTCCACGGAAGAATTATGTGCTTCGACTCTCGACGATGGAGGGGGAAAGTTACGCTCGGCATTCGGAACCgacaaaatgattggtttgatcgGGAATGTCAGCAAGCGACGGAGAGGAAGAAAAGATCTTGGAAAAACTATCTAAGCATCGCCAGGAAAAAGTGTCAGCAGGAGGACAGAGATCGTGAACAGctggagcaactgtttcggGCTAACAATACGCGCAAGTTTTTTGAGAAGGTGCACCAATCTCGTGAAGGCTACACACCGAGTCCACATATGTGTAGGGACGTGGAGGGAAACCTGATCGCAAGCGTGAGGTGGTTATTTGAAATTCGAATATAGGCTGAAAGCCCGCTACCCattcttaataaaaaaaaaatttacaatccATTCCTAATAATCAATTTCACGATACACGATACGATTAATAAAATTACGTAGACTATTCATACGTTAAAAGAAAACACTAATACAGTTGTCCCTTGAAGTATAAATTAAGCCTATGTTTCAACGCTGAGGTACTCATGTCGATACTGATGATCTGCTGCAGTGTGTTGAAGGTATTTATATATCGACAAGTTGGCTCGTTCTGCGAATAGTTTCTGGATCGGAAAGGAGGGTAGAATGTTCTTCGTTGTCCAAGCGTGACTTCGCTGTTGTTGAAGATCAATCTTTCAGCAAGGGGTTGGCTGTCAGTACGTcccacagtggtcggaaaggactgaaatcagggcaaaattaataacttctcAGGGTTGCCTCCTAGATGAACGATGTCTTCTCGAAAGTTGATCGTGAAAGCATTGGTCATTGGTCGGAAAATCTCGAACTTCACGATCCAGGTATATCAAACAAAGTTAAGGTATGCGTAACGGCTATCAACATTTAGGTAGtttaatttttagttttatgaGTGGCGTTCTAAGCTAACATTGCTTGCTAAAAAATGTCCGCTCGCGCGTCGcacgctcgtttttgtttttaatattgtgaaCCTTTCGGCGAAAATTGCccagaaaatttttttgtttctgcctCTATGAACACGAGGGAACATTATAGTCTTTGAATGAGTGCGGGTATCGGCGGGGATACCATATAAAACTCTACACAAAGTTGGAGTGCCAAGTATTAttttatacttattttgtggagaGCTTATTCCCATGAAATAACTCTAAGAAAGGATAACTGAAGTTGTAAGAGTGCTAGAGTAAGGCCATATAATTAATTTGACACTATTGTAACATTCATTACTacttctgcattctgtaataaTTCACCTGAGTAAACAACGTAAAAATAGACAAGTCGTGAGTGCACAAGAAGCCAGCTTTCTCAACTAAGTTAAATGTATGACAACATCAATAATCCCaacattctgatgatttttcacTAGCTTAAACTCTGAAGAAGTTATTCCCGAATAGGGCTTGCTCGATGCATtaagttaaaaaattgacttttttccgacTTCATGCAGTTCCAGACCACTGTGCGTCCGGATAAAATGTTCGTAAAAAAGATTATGTCATTTATCTTGTGTCGTGAGTTATTCGTGTCAAGGTTCACCAGAGAGCACAGATCTTGATAGGGAGGTAGTTCTTCTCCATTCCACCCGAAATTCCTAAGAGCAAACTTTAAGAATTTTTTCTGGACTGCTTCAATTCGCTGTATGTAAGTTACGTAGTAAGGCTGCCAAACGACACTTGCGAAATCAAGTTTGATTCTAACAAGTCCTTTGTAGATTGCTAGTATTGCATGAGGATCATCAAGGTCTCGGCTATACCTCCTGACGAGAGAGAAAAGTTTTAAGCTATCCACGATTACATTGCTGTCAATATGTTTTGTGAAAGGCAGTGTACAGTCGAAGGCTACGCCTAAATCACGAACATATTTAGCACGTTGTACAATATTATCTGCAT from Wyeomyia smithii strain HCP4-BCI-WySm-NY-G18 chromosome 3, ASM2978416v1, whole genome shotgun sequence encodes the following:
- the LOC129732598 gene encoding stress-activated protein kinase JNK isoform X1; protein product: MSSRHAFYTVEVGDTKFTILKRYQNLKPIGSGAQGIVCAAYDTVTQQNVAIKKLSRPFQNVTHAKRAYREFKLMKLVNHKNIIGLLNAFTPQRTLEEFQDVYLVMELMDANLCQVIQMDLDHERMSYLLYQMLCGIKHLHSAGIIHRDLKPSNIVVKSDCTLKILDFGLARTAGTTFMMTPYVVTRYYRAPEVILGMGYKENVDIWSVGCIMGEMIRGGVLFPGTDHIDQWNKIIEQLGTPSSSFMTRLQPTVRNYVENRPRYTGYPFDRLFPDVLFPTDSNEHNRLKASQARDLLSKMLVVDPEHRISVDQALVHSYINVWYDESEVNAPAPGPYDHSVDEREHTVEQWKELIYQEVMEYEARNNLADGEGTPR
- the LOC129732598 gene encoding stress-activated protein kinase JNK isoform X2, translated to MTDTFEKYQFGDTEFEVPVRYTRLEAKGFGAQGMVCAAYDTVTQQNVAIKKLSRPFQNVTHAKRAYREFKLMKLVNHKNIIGLLNAFTPQRTLEEFQDVYLVMELMDANLCQVIQMDLDHERMSYLLYQMLCGIKHLHSAGIIHRDLKPSNIVVKSDCTLKILDFGLARTAGTTFMMTPYVVTRYYRAPEVILGMGYKENVDIWSVGCIMGEMIRGGVLFPGTDHIDQWNKIIEQLGTPSSSFMTRLQPTVRNYVENRPRYTGYPFDRLFPDVLFPTDSNEHNRLKASQARDLLSKMLVVDPEHRISVDQALVHSYINVWYDESEVNAPAPGPYDHSVDEREHTVEQWKELIYQEVMEYEARNNLADGEGTPR